TTGGCGTAACTCCTCAAGTTGGATTTGTGCATCATCTCTTTGTCTCCTGAGCTCTTCGATTTCCATTTccatctaaaaataataatcatgaaaCATCCCATCACTAAGCATCAAAGCTTTggtttaactatataataatcAAAGCTTCAAGTGGATAGAAACCTGCTGGATCTTAAAATCCTTTTCTGTTGATGGACCAGGTGTGCGACGCTCTGCCTCAAGTCTAGCCACTTCTTTCTGAAGATGTTTCACTAGTTGCTTATCAGAGACAACCTGGCAGTAGTTACAATGCTAAcaagtaaatatttttgtttgtttacattCAAAAAGGGGCACCAAGAAGAACAAAGGTCATTACCATATTCACTTGGGCATTGTTTGTAACTTCCTTGGCTCGGTTGGCGAAGTAAAGAGTATTTCTTGATTGTTCAGCATGAGTCGAAGCTGGACTCAACGTACATATAATGGCTGTTCGAGCATTTCCACCGAGTGAATGCTGTAATATCCGAGTGAGCTTGGAGTCTCTGTAAGGTATATGACCACTTCTTTTTCCCACACTAAGAAGAGTTCacaaattcaaattaaataaatttattactttaaCAAGAGTTCATGATCTCTCAGCATATATGTAAGAACTTCACCTTAGTTTCCTTATGACAGTTGTAAGTGTCATTAGACTTAGATTGATATGGCAACCTTCCCTTAGTCTCGTTCCATCTGCCTGCGACTGTGACGCTCTTTCACTTCCTGCTAAGTCCACAAAGTTCTGCAATGCATTCACGCACACACCAATTAAACACACAATTTTCTAGATAAACTGATGAATCAAAACAGAGAGAAACTGAAAAGATAGGGATCTATTTTTACCAGACTAGCCATGTATGATCTCACACAATCTGAATTTTCACGGTGAGTACTTTGTATCGTCTGCGTTGCCATAAAGAACTTGTTATTAACATTTTGTAGGGTATATGGAAACTTGTTTCAGTGAAAAATGAATCAAGAACATTACCAGTCTGATAATTTGGTGTGACCGTGAGCTCGTGTCATTCAAAGCAGTTTCTCCAACTTGCCTTTGAGCTatcaaaatgcaaaaaaaaataaaaataaaaagtcagaAACGTCAAACATGAATAAACTTAGGAGAATATAGttacaacaaaacaaattatgatGCAACAAGCCCAAGTTACCTTCACAAATGCTAATGAGATGCCTTAAGTGTTGATCGTTATTAGCTGTTTCTTCGACCAGTTTTTCAACCACAGTCCCTTTCTGCAATTGCGGATCATTAAGTTATTAGATCAATGGAAGTAAACTTTCAAACAAGGCCATAAACATTTAATGTAAATTAAGTAATACCTCAGGGTCATCAAGGAGTTTAAGGGCACGCCCTGAATCTGAATTCAGCAGATCCCTGACATTTTCGTTATATATTTCCAGACCAGAGATCTTGATAGTAAAGTCTCTTTCAGGGGTCTGTAAACAGaagtaaaacaaaacaaaaagaagacaCTGGTCAAAAGATCTGCATAGacatgtaaaaaaattaatttagagCTCTGATCATAGAAATGCTTACATTGATTATGTGATTGTAAATATCATTGACAGCTTTCTCCGTTACTCCTCTCATGGTATATGTCTTTCCACTGCTCGTTTGTCCATATGCAAATATTGTTGCTGAAACATTAAAACGAATTAGTCATCTACCATCAATCCCAGTAAaagccaaaaaaacaaaacagactTTCTTAGTCATAGAACATCTACCGTTAATGCCCATCAGAGCAGACAATGCAACATTCTTAACACCATCTTCGTACACATCTTCTGTGACACTCTCTGGTCCAAACACTTtatctgaaacaaaaaaaaaagagtgcaTTCATCAGGCACTCAGATTCCTCAggaaacagaacaaaaaaaaaaagcaaagataTGAAACTTTAGCATTACCAAATGTAAATGAGGACTGGTGATGGGAGCGTTCATGAGGAGCTTGTGGTTTAGAGACAATGGTGTGGTCATCAACACATTCCCAAGCCACTTGGTCTTTAGCTAACTGTTCCTTCTTGTTCAGTGGCCTTAGCCTCACGGTAACAACGATCTTCTCCTCCCTGGATCTTGAGCTCCCACCTGGTGTTACAGCTGGTGTTCTGTCCGTTTTCGAAAGTGGAGTTCCAGGAGTTCTCATTCTCGTCTTCCTACAAATGTTTTCCAGATTGTTTCGTCAGATCTATTACATAGGGATTAAATTTAGAAACTTTCTGCCGAAGAATTGCTCAGATCTATGTAAAAAACTCATATAAGGCAATACTAATCTATAAAAGGTAATCTTAGGTTAGCTTAAAGCTCGAAACTTTCCCAAAATTAAAACACTTCGCTAAACTGATTTACAGTGAAACTAATTAAGAGATCGAACACTTACAGAGGAAATTGAGACCAAGGAATCGGAGATGTACTGTCGGATcaaagcgagagagagagagatccgaCAAATAAAAGAATGTGAGTGAAGTAGATAGTGAGAGGGGTTTCTAGTCTCGTCTCGTGGtatagatgaagaagaagtgaaACGGGTTTTGGGCTTCTTTTGTCTTTACGGAAGTGCGTGATCTGAGAGATTTTGAATCTGAGTAACCCTAACGGCTAGTTTCTTCTTCGTTTCTTTTGTGGGGCTTTCTTTTTGTCTTATTTCAAAATGTACCCTCATATGTTTACTGTCTCCTTTAAATCACCTTGAACTTTTTTTGTGAACACAATCACCTCAACTTTCCCCTTTTTTCCTAagatatatgaaattttgtccTCGTGTCTTTTTCTGTCTATTTTCGTGAAGGAACGTTGTTGTTATTATTACTTGGAATTtggaattatttatttacttctAGTGAATGAATTTAGATGATACTGGTGGGCTTTCGTTTCCACCTTTTCCTTTTACTTTGACTTTTGATGTCCacgatgatttttttttgtcttcttgtGAATTATATGGTCtaataattaattaaagaaaatgACCACTATTAGTGGTTaaggttttaaattttaaatttattttcagaTCATTTTGATTAAGGAGTATAACTACTATTACTAGCAAATTCGGAgtctataatataaattaaattagtttaacACCATCATCATGCTCCACAGGGTAGAAACTGGTGTCTGAGCTTTGAAGTCTAGGTCTTTGCCTGAGATTCCGAAAatatcaattatttatttttagttgaaACACTACAATAGTATATTACAATAAATTCCATCTTCCTTCTCGATCTGTATGTGTTTTATATGTCTTCTAGCGTGTCTTTCATTCTATAATTTCGTCGACGATTAGATCTTTTTGCTCTATCCTCAAGTTGACATTTTACCAAGGCATACCAAACATATTCGCTTCACATTGGTTCTAAGTAAATATTGATTCAATTgtccatttcttttttttttctaagaaaatcTTAGACAAATGTCATGAGTCAAACAAACATTAACATAATGACGAATCTCTGAATGACGATCTTAGTTCTGCTTAAATATTACCCGGTTTGTAATTAACTAGTACTTAAAAAGTTAGAAACGTCATCACCACCGTCACTGATCGTTTTGACCATTCTTCCGTTACTTAAAACCCCCCAAAGCCACACAACAACAAACGCAGAAGGCTTATTTTATTTGTCATCGTCAAAGACATAACCAATGTCCATCTCTCTTCACCTCCTCACCTACTTCCTCTTCTCCGTCGCTGGCTTCCCGTCGTGCTTCTCCGCCGATCCTCAGTATGAGAAGTGTCGATCACCCCTGAGATGCGGATACGGACCGTCGGTGTTCCCGGACATCATCACTTACCCATTTTGGGGAGATAATATCGACAAACCCAAATTCTGCGGCCACAAAGATTTCGAGCTTACCTGCAAGGATGATCAGAATCTATCCATAGAGATAAACAACCTCAGTTTTCACGTTAGTTCCGCGAATCTGGATAATAAGACAATCACCGTAGTCGATGAGAGCTTGTTCGAAGGTCGCTGCCCAAAGATGTTGAACTTCACGGGGGATGATAGGTTCACGTTAAACCCTACAACCGAGACCATCGATCTATTCAACTGCTCTTCAGGTGACCAGAGCCGAGCTGTGTCAAACATTACTTGCGGAGAAAGCAACATCGCGGAACCGGTTACATATCATTACTTTGGATCGTCTAGTTATGCCCACAGTTGTAGCAGGGTTGGAAAAATTCCGATATCTACGTCTGCTAAGAACACTCTCCTTCAGTACTCTGTCTCGAATTTGACGATTGCTTTGGAAAAAGGGTTCGAATTGAGGTTCAATATAGACGATCAAGTTTGCCGAGGTTGTTCTAATTCCAGTGGGATTTGTGGCTCGGAGTCAGAGTCGGGAAACTTCCGGTGTCTGTGTTCAGACAAGCCTCACGATCGCTCATGTAACGACAACAAAGGTGAGTCTTTTACTAAAAGTTTATTACTTCTTTCCTTCACAATATTCCTTTTTAGATTCGGTCTAGATAATTGCTGTGCAACCATTACATTTAAGATTAGTTACATCGAAACGTGTCTGCACATGGACTCTAAGAACGTATACTTTGACCAGTCGATAGAGAATTGTAATCGTTATTGACCCCAACCTTTTTAAATCATCTTTTTAATGCCCCACTTGACTTTTTCCAAACGTGTCTTGTCTTTTTGTGGGGGCAATTTTTTCCGATTTCCACCATCTTTTTATTCATGTTGAAATATAGTCGTCTTCGATCCAGAAATATGATAACAGCTGGTCTTTTGTCGACCCAGACTGAATCAATTCATGGGTTTTTAATGGGCCAATGGCAATTACTACGGGTCCAGTTTGTTTATGTACGTAGTCGGTATTTAATGAAAGTATACAAAATTTTCCTTGTGTTTGAAGTTTCTGCGACGAGACCGACGACCCTAACCGACCCGCTCTGCCCTAAAATAAAGAACACCTCTTTCAATTATTGCTTTGCCATTACAATGACTTTTCTAATTTTAGAAACAATATAACCAAGGCCACTAAGTTTcccatttctaaaaaaaaactgtggGTCATCTTAGACCTGTGAGGCTGCTAGAATTATTAGTTtctaagtcttttttttttccaaattgaTTATATTGATTAAACGGGTCAAGCCCAACAACAGGCCGAAGCCCAATTACACTAACATCCATTACAAACCCAAAAGGCTACGGGCTAAACTAAGCAAAGACAAAACGGGCCCACGGCCCAACAACCAAACCAGACGACTAAGGTCGACGCGATAAAGATAGAGGACACGTGGCCACATCTGATCCGTCCAGACGCCACCGTCTTATCTTAACCGTCTCCGCCTCAAATCGTCGCCTGAGCACCACCACCACACGATTTGTTTCGTCATCGCTCTATACCTACGAGCCTCCGACCGAAACcatctcttccttcttctccacaCTGTCTTACCGTCGGAGAGATCCATCGCTCCCACGAGATCTAATCCGACTATGAAGCTCTTCAAACCCTAGACATGTGCATCGAGAACACCACTTCTATTCTTCTCTCAACCATAACCGCCATCAACAGAGAGCTTCAACACACGACCGAGATTTCATCCGCTATGACCAAAACAGATACCAAGATGACAAGAACCGCGTCTCTCCTTTAAACATCTCGAACCAGAAAAAAAACCTCAAAAAGAACCCGAGTTCAAAACCGACAGATTGGAGCTTTGCGAGCCTCCACTCTCCGGAACCAGAACCGGCGAAGACGGAGTAGAAGAAGTCTCTCTTTCCCGGAAGCTAAAACCGGCGGCGGTGAATCTAAGGAAGCCTCCACAGCCAGAGAAAACTTGACGGCGACGAAATTTAGGTAGCCTCCATCCTTCGAGAACAAACACCACCAATGCATGCGAACGGCTCCCTCTCCACTGTTGACCTCCAAGCAAACGCGTCGTTGCTCCAATAACCGAACCACCGACAGAGAAGACGGCGGAATCAGAGCTCGGACAAGGCGGATGATGACAGGACGGCGTAGAAGAAGCGAAGGGAAACTATTACGATTGACGAGAAAGGGGTCCGACGGAGGTacggacgctcacgcgccggccaACCGCTGATCccctgtctctctctctttttctcgaTCTATAatttcttattagtttcaagTCAAATTGGagtctttattttctttatcaaaaagaaattagtTTTATACTAACACTAGTTGAACAAACTCCAACTCTCTCACCCACTCCtttcttttttagtttgtttctctctctctcttttgttctcTTCTGTTTGTTCCTTCCACCTCATTTTCTTGTTCTCATCCTCAAAAATCATGACTCCAAGTTTCTCCTACACATCCCTTCACAGAATCTTCCTCACTTTCATTCTATTAGCAACTCAAACCTTCTCTCTCGATACAAAGTTTAAGGCCTGTGAGCCCAAATCATGCGGCAAAGGTCCCGAGATCTCCTTTCCATTCTACCTATCAGGCAAGCAACAACCCTTTTGCGGCTATCCAAGCTTCGAACTCACTTGCGACGATGTCCTAGAGCTCCCTGTTCTCGGGATCGCCGGTGAGAGTTACCTCATCAAGAACATGTCATACGAGAAACAACGGCTACAGGTCGTGAACTCAAGGTCGTCTCACGATCCATGTCCGAGCCCTATGCATAATCTTACCCTCCACAGGACTCCTTTCTCGGTGATCCCCTCTGATATCAATTTCTCCATCCTCTACAATTGCTCTGGCAACCTGTGGGAGGATTTCACCACATACCCTCTTACTTGTTCTGGCAGCAGCAACACGAGTCTTCGATCTTTCGGGGTCTTCCAGAGGAAAATTACTCCGGGAACAGAGATTACTTTTGCGTCCGGATCGTGCCAGAAGCAAGTCGATGTTCCTGTTTCAGCTAGTGTCGAGTCTGATGTGCACCTGTTTTTAACAATGACTTACGCCGAGATTTTGAAGAGAGGTTTTGCTATGAACTGGACTGCGCACAGTTGCGTCCGATGCAATAGCAGTGGCGGGCGGTGTGGAACTGATGATAAGGAGTTCGTTTGCTTGTGTCCTGATGGACCTAGCATTCATAATACTTGCAGGAAGGGTAACCAAGTGCTGCATCAACGTCTTATTGATTCTCTCACATATTATTTCTTTCTTCTATGTTTTAGCTCTATCAACAACCCTTGTATTATTCTTAGCTTTGTTTAATCTCAAGTTGGTTGATGAAATATCTAGTCCTGCATCAGTTTTTTCTGTAACTAGAGAATGCTTAAATCTGATTTAAAGTTGTATtggtttgtttatttatattgcAGGTGGACGTGGTATCGATTGGAAGTTAAAGATTGTCATAAGTAAGTATATTTCCACGTTTTGTACCTTAAAACCATCAAAAgcgattgttttttttcttacaatttCTTCTATACTCTTGTCTTTCAAGTCTCACAGATTAAAACATATATGTTTCTGTCCCACGTAGGTGTTGTAGCAGTAACAGTGGGATTAGCGGTAGCGAGCATAGGTTGGTTTGTGTACCATCGTAGAAAAACAAAAAGCTACAGAACTTCTTCAACGTTGCTTCCAAAAAACATATCCTCAGAACCATCTTCAAAGTCTTCAGACATTGAGAAAGCAGAGGAGTTATTAGTAGGTGTTCGTCTTTTCTCGTACGACGAACTCGTAGAAGCCACCAGTAACTTCGACCCATCTAAAGAACTAGGTGATGGAGGCTTTGGTACTGTCTACTACGGCAAGCTTAAAGATGGAAGAAGCGTAGCCGTCAAACGGTTGTACGATAACAACTTCAAAAGAGCAGAGCAATTCAGGAACGAGGTTGAGATTTTAACGGGATTACGCCATCCAAACCTCGTGTCTCTCTTTGGATGCTCGTCTAAACAGAGTCGGGAGTTGTTGCTAGTGTACGAGTATGTTGCAAACGGCACGTTAGCTGATCATCTACATGGTCCACAGGCTAATCCGAGCTCGCTTCCTTGGTCCATCCGGCTCAAGATCGCTGTTGAAACAGCCTCTGCTTTGAAGTATCTCCACGCCTCCAAGATCATCCACCGTGATGTTAAGTCCAATAACATCCTACTCGACCAAAACTTTAATGTCAAGGTCAGTAACTCACACTCTGGCTATTACTTATAAGCAGTGTTCTAAAACTCGCGCGTGTCTCGTTACCCGGCATGTAAAATATCTAGAGCCTATAAGCGGATGTCTAAATGGAGTCTAAACaatttttacataaaatattttaaattcaaatttatgtataaaagtataatttagcacatatatatagtttcaaataaaaaaattaaaaacctgtttaattatataaataataaatttataaatttaaaattcttttgcAAACACTTAAATTAATAGCTATAatcatataaatacataatatagATAACAATTAGcagtattattttaaaattatataataatattaatagtttattttttatattaatgctTATAATCCACTTAAACATCTAGGCCAGGGCAAATAATCCATACCCGATAACCCGTACCGAACCCGCACCGATAAAACCGggtcggatcgggttcggatcttGTCTAAAAACCGATTGGGGCTGATTATTTGGTATAATGGGGTATGGACCGGTTCGGGTTAAATACCAGGATCCATTCGGGTTTTCAGTATATCCGATGTAATAACCCTAAGACTAACTTTACCATTTCCCCTCTTTCGATTCACGATTAGATTTGTAGAATATCCAGAAAATCTCAACTTTCTCTCTAGATAGATCTAAATCTCAACATCCAGAATCATTTCCTAACTCTTATCCTCCCCGAATCTactcttttgtttttcatttgaAACGTTCCTTCGTCGAACACGAAGTCACAAAACAGTTAGTTCGGGTAAAATAAAGGAATATGGATAACCGATATCCGGTTtagatccgaacccgaaaattaAATGGGTTCAACCGGGTTTATGATTTGTTActaaatccgaaccgaacccgagaGGATCCGAACCGAGACCGGTCCGAACTTTTATAATATCCGATTGGGGCTGATTTTTAAGAATCCGAAAACctgaaaacccgaaacccgattAGTATCTACTCGAACCCGAATGGTCACCCGGTTGCCCACACCTATAAACATCTGTATAAACCGTATAATATCCGCGTAAGCAAAAGTTATTATTCATCAGAATTATATAAATCCATATAAAACATTGTATAACATTAAAATGGTATCATAAACTAATGCGTAGCGCATAAACTAATGCCTAGCGCACAAAAACCCTCATAAGCCACATTTTAGAACACTGCTTATAAGTATGTCTAGTGGACCGACTCTACCGGTCTACCGGGACCAAACTGATTCAAAGATTTGGTCTGATCAAAATCTTTCCTACGTTAACTTCTTTAACATTCTTTTCCTTGTTCAGGTTGCGGATTTTGGACTTTCAAGACTGTTTCCAATGGATAAAACACACGTATCAACCGCTCCACAAGGAACTCCAGGCTATGTTGATCCAGATTACCATCTATGCTATCAACTCTCCAAGAAAAGCGACGTGTACAGCTTCGCGGTAGTGCTGATGGAGCTTATCTCCTCGCTTCCAGCCGTAGACATCACAAGAACGCGCCAAGAGATCAATCTCTCGAACATGGCAGTCGTTAAAATACAGAGCCACAAACTCCACGAAATGGTGGACCCTTCCCTCGGGTTTGACACGGATACAAGGGTGAAAGAGACGGTCATCGCAGTCGCTGAGCTTGCGTTCCAATGCTTGCAGTCAGATAAAGATCTTAGGCCGTGTATGTCCCACGTGATGGAGACGTTGACGAGGATACAGAACAATGGGTTTGGTGGTTCGAATATGGATGATAGAGATAAGAGTGGACCGTTGGCTGTACAGTCTCCTAATAGTGTAATAGTGAAATGGGACAGTAAGTAAATTAGTCACGCAGACACTAACATTTATATGTGTTTGTCAgtatgtttaaaattattaactGAACAGTTAGAGATTGGTGTTTGTGTTCTGTAATAGATGATACTTTTTGGGAATGTATATATGATCTgagtttcataaataaatacaatGTCCATAGTTGATAGATCTGTTGAGAATCCAACCCCTTTGATCACCATTGATGAACTTCAAGAAACCTGAACTTAGCTTCAATCAACGAATACAATCACTCATGACTCACAGTTGGGAGTCATGAGTGACCCGGTTCCTTGTGACCTTGCGGTCCCCAAGTTCGATAGATTAGCCGGAAACTGCCTCCGGCATGGCTGTACATGGAGATCACTCATGACTCACCGTTGGGTACAATCCAACTAACCTTACAATAAAGAAGAATAACCAAGAAGAGGATCAGAGAAGATAACCCCAAAAATTCCAAGATACATACACctatgctctctctctctccctcacatctctctatctctctctgttCTCTCGAGAACTCGTCGAAGAAGATTACTCAGTCTCTTACTTACGCCAAAACAAGGAGTTTCCTTTTTTGCTGATGAAAAGAAGACCTCACGTTAGGCTGGGGCATTTTAATCTGGATCCAAAGATCCGACTCAGAACCGACTCAAAAATAACTGAACCGGAACCGATCCGAACGTCTAGAAGTATCTATTTGGTCCAAAAATTTTCTACCCGAATAGACTCAGACCCGAAAAGAACCTAACCGAATAAACTCGGACCCGAAAAGAATCGACTCAAATAAACCCGAGCAGATAAGAACCGATTTATACCCGacttaaaaatgttaatatccaaaactatattttgttatgttctattttctatattttattttatgatttagttgaaatatattttgttaacaatctttgtttttacttttgtaacattttcaattaatatgaaattt
The Raphanus sativus cultivar WK10039 chromosome 1, ASM80110v3, whole genome shotgun sequence DNA segment above includes these coding regions:
- the LOC108812143 gene encoding LEAF RUST 10 DISEASE-RESISTANCE LOCUS RECEPTOR-LIKE PROTEIN KINASE-like 1.2 isoform X1 produces the protein MTPSFSYTSLHRIFLTFILLATQTFSLDTKFKACEPKSCGKGPEISFPFYLSGKQQPFCGYPSFELTCDDVLELPVLGIAGESYLIKNMSYEKQRLQVVNSRSSHDPCPSPMHNLTLHRTPFSVIPSDINFSILYNCSGNLWEDFTTYPLTCSGSSNTSLRSFGVFQRKITPGTEITFASGSCQKQVDVPVSASVESDVHLFLTMTYAEILKRGFAMNWTAHSCVRCNSSGGRCGTDDKEFVCLCPDGPSIHNTCRKGGRGIDWKLKIVISVVAVTVGLAVASIGWFVYHRRKTKSYRTSSTLLPKNISSEPSSKSSDIEKAEELLVGVRLFSYDELVEATSNFDPSKELGDGGFGTVYYGKLKDGRSVAVKRLYDNNFKRAEQFRNEVEILTGLRHPNLVSLFGCSSKQSRELLLVYEYVANGTLADHLHGPQANPSSLPWSIRLKIAVETASALKYLHASKIIHRDVKSNNILLDQNFNVKVADFGLSRLFPMDKTHVSTAPQGTPGYVDPDYHLCYQLSKKSDVYSFAVVLMELISSLPAVDITRTRQEINLSNMAVVKIQSHKLHEMVDPSLGFDTDTRVKETVIAVAELAFQCLQSDKDLRPCMSHVMETLTRIQNNGFGGSNMDDRDKSGPLAVQSPNSVIVKWDSK
- the LOC108812143 gene encoding LEAF RUST 10 DISEASE-RESISTANCE LOCUS RECEPTOR-LIKE PROTEIN KINASE-like 1.2 isoform X3; this encodes MTPSFSYTSLHRIFLTFILLATQTFSLDTKFKACEPKSCGKGPEISFPFYLSGKQQPFCGYPSFELTCDDVLELPVLGIAGESYLIKNMSYEKQRLQVVNSRSSHDPCPSPMHNLTLHRTPFSVIPSDINFSILYNCSGNLWEDFTTYPLTCSGSSNTSLRSFGVFQRKITPGTEITFASGSCQKQVDVPVSASVESDVHLFLTMTYAEILKRGFAMNWTAHSCVRCNSSGGRCGTDDKEFVCLCPDGPSIHNTCRKGNQVLHQRLIDSLTLSHVGVVAVTVGLAVASIGWFVYHRRKTKSYRTSSTLLPKNISSEPSSKSSDIEKAEELLVGVRLFSYDELVEATSNFDPSKELGDGGFGTVYYGKLKDGRSVAVKRLYDNNFKRAEQFRNEVEILTGLRHPNLVSLFGCSSKQSRELLLVYEYVANGTLADHLHGPQANPSSLPWSIRLKIAVETASALKYLHASKIIHRDVKSNNILLDQNFNVKVADFGLSRLFPMDKTHVSTAPQGTPGYVDPDYHLCYQLSKKSDVYSFAVVLMELISSLPAVDITRTRQEINLSNMAVVKIQSHKLHEMVDPSLGFDTDTRVKETVIAVAELAFQCLQSDKDLRPCMSHVMETLTRIQNNGFGGSNMDDRDKSGPLAVQSPNSVIVKWDSK
- the LOC108812143 gene encoding LEAF RUST 10 DISEASE-RESISTANCE LOCUS RECEPTOR-LIKE PROTEIN KINASE-like 1.2 isoform X2 — its product is MSISLHLLTYFLFSVAGFPSCFSADPQYEKCRSPLRCGYGPSVFPDIITYPFWGDNIDKPKFCGHKDFELTCKDDQNLSIEINNLSFHVSSANLDNKTITVVDESLFEGRCPKMLNFTGDDRFTLNPTTETIDLFNCSSGDQSRAVSNITCGESNIAEPVTYHYFGSSSYAHSCSRVGKIPISTSAKNTLLQYSVSNLTIALEKGFELRFNIDDQVCRGCSNSSGICGSESESGNFRCLCSDKPHDRSCNDNKGGRGIDWKLKIVISVVAVTVGLAVASIGWFVYHRRKTKSYRTSSTLLPKNISSEPSSKSSDIEKAEELLVGVRLFSYDELVEATSNFDPSKELGDGGFGTVYYGKLKDGRSVAVKRLYDNNFKRAEQFRNEVEILTGLRHPNLVSLFGCSSKQSRELLLVYEYVANGTLADHLHGPQANPSSLPWSIRLKIAVETASALKYLHASKIIHRDVKSNNILLDQNFNVKVADFGLSRLFPMDKTHVSTAPQGTPGYVDPDYHLCYQLSKKSDVYSFAVVLMELISSLPAVDITRTRQEINLSNMAVVKIQSHKLHEMVDPSLGFDTDTRVKETVIAVAELAFQCLQSDKDLRPCMSHVMETLTRIQNNGFGGSNMDDRDKSGPLAVQSPNSVIVKWDSK